In Blastopirellula marina, the following proteins share a genomic window:
- a CDS encoding flagellar biosynthesis anti-sigma factor FlgM encodes MHINGPTAVHPAQSIRGPHHAPQAPAVDSRTQFDTVDELDISHEADFASQVKDIPDIRADRVAQIKAQIADGTYLTDDKLDLALERLLDEIG; translated from the coding sequence ATGCACATTAATGGCCCAACCGCAGTTCACCCGGCACAGTCCATCCGAGGTCCGCACCACGCACCGCAGGCCCCGGCCGTAGACAGCCGCACCCAATTCGACACCGTGGACGAACTCGACATTTCGCACGAAGCCGACTTCGCCAGCCAGGTGAAGGACATTCCGGACATTCGCGCCGATCGAGTTGCCCAGATCAAAGCTCAAATCGCCGACGGGACTTACCTGACCGACGATAAGCTCGATCTGGCCCTGGAGCGTCTGCTGGATGAAATCGGCTAA
- a CDS encoding ribosomal protein L7/L12 produces the protein MTQEQPSLDQVKQQLRQGQKIQAIKTLREESGIGLKEAKDQVEAIQAKMIADGEVLPKASGCAGAMILFAAGLGSFSAWMLT, from the coding sequence ATGACGCAAGAACAACCTTCTCTCGACCAAGTCAAACAGCAACTTCGTCAGGGACAGAAGATCCAAGCCATCAAGACCCTGCGCGAAGAATCAGGCATCGGCCTGAAGGAAGCGAAAGACCAGGTCGAGGCGATTCAGGCCAAGATGATTGCCGACGGCGAAGTCTTGCCCAAGGCCAGCGGATGTGCCGGAGCGATGATCCTGTTTGCTGCAGGCCTGGGTAGCTTCAGTGCCTGGATGCTGACCTGA